One genomic region from bacterium encodes:
- a CDS encoding TIGR03960 family B12-binding radical SAM protein, with the protein MNKLFETLERKVLPFVSRPGRYTGGEAGPPEPERGPVRLRLALVYPDLYEVGMSNLGLKILHAVASKVNGVAVERAFAPWPDMQERMRAASVPLYGLESFTPLKDFHLVGITLQSELTYTNILSVLDLSGIPVLAAERGESDPLVCAGGPCAVNPEVLAPFFDFFVLGDGEETLRMVLERLLGLQERGACRAERLAVLRGIPGVYVPGAEPPSGGDSVEVRRVHALEPEAAPGPFPAPLIELSQHHLAVEIMRGCTCGCRFCQAGMFYRPVRVRDVESIVEAVRRGIREAGWDSVTLLSLSAADHPAITELVTRLLPETRAAGVRLSFPSLRVDSRILPLLEELEQGKKSGLTFAVEAGSERLRRVIGKKVEEEDLVHLVEEAYRRGWNLVKLYFMVGLPTETAADIDEIARLINRIASLGRGLPGRRSVNITVSPFVPKPGTPFQWEAQDRPEATREKIERIRRQVRSRNVQVKYHEPESSALEGVLARGDRRLAAVILAAWRSGAQFDGWWEYFSWKRWLAAFEACGLDPAEFMASREPGAPLPWAFVRQPVSGEFLASQREAAFRAENVTDCREGRCHLCGAEEASLCRSLRSVEKAPEDREGKSDVAPPRINLLTPETDRRLWRVRYAKLGRLRYTGHLDMVRNIEFLLRRSGTSVLYSGGFTPRMRLSFSPPLPLGLESRAEYFDLETLPLAESELRAALERAAAPLGGFELLELKAMPAGVLPPLAQDIVAALWSARLESGEAPSGSDDWEAFIAARRQALLDEGGVLEYTDRKEKAHRLDLRAALGTVSVETEAGGGVRLDFRLDLQGEAACRADRFLQYVHGCGPETAAAWCIRKETAFCADPRRSQPLDF; encoded by the coding sequence CGGCCCGGTGAGGCTGCGCCTGGCCCTGGTCTACCCCGACCTGTACGAGGTCGGAATGAGCAACCTGGGCCTCAAGATCCTGCACGCCGTGGCCTCGAAAGTGAATGGGGTGGCGGTGGAGCGTGCTTTCGCCCCCTGGCCGGACATGCAGGAACGCATGCGTGCCGCCTCGGTGCCGCTGTACGGACTGGAAAGTTTCACCCCGCTGAAAGATTTTCATCTGGTTGGGATCACCCTGCAGAGCGAACTCACCTACACCAATATCCTCAGTGTCCTCGACTTGTCCGGCATTCCGGTTCTGGCCGCCGAGCGGGGGGAGAGCGATCCCCTGGTCTGCGCCGGCGGGCCCTGCGCGGTCAACCCCGAGGTGCTGGCCCCGTTCTTCGATTTCTTTGTCCTGGGCGACGGTGAAGAGACCCTGCGGATGGTCCTGGAGAGGCTGCTTGGGCTGCAGGAGCGCGGAGCCTGCCGGGCGGAGCGTCTGGCGGTCCTGCGCGGTATCCCGGGTGTGTATGTTCCGGGCGCCGAGCCGCCCTCCGGCGGCGACAGCGTGGAGGTGCGGCGGGTGCATGCCTTGGAGCCTGAGGCCGCTCCGGGGCCGTTCCCGGCGCCGCTGATCGAGCTGAGCCAGCACCATCTGGCAGTGGAGATCATGCGCGGTTGCACCTGCGGCTGCCGGTTCTGCCAGGCCGGGATGTTCTACCGTCCGGTGCGCGTGCGCGACGTGGAAAGCATAGTGGAGGCGGTTCGGCGCGGCATCCGCGAGGCGGGCTGGGATTCGGTCACCCTTCTGTCGCTCTCTGCGGCCGACCATCCAGCGATCACCGAGCTGGTGACCCGGCTGCTGCCCGAGACCCGCGCCGCGGGCGTGCGTCTTTCCTTCCCCTCACTGCGGGTGGACAGCCGTATCCTGCCGCTGCTGGAGGAGCTGGAGCAGGGCAAGAAAAGCGGGCTCACCTTTGCCGTGGAGGCCGGCAGCGAGAGGCTGCGCCGGGTGATCGGCAAGAAGGTGGAGGAGGAGGACCTGGTCCATCTGGTCGAGGAGGCCTACCGCCGCGGCTGGAACCTGGTCAAGCTGTATTTCATGGTCGGCCTGCCCACCGAGACCGCGGCGGACATAGATGAGATCGCGCGCCTGATCAACCGGATCGCCTCCCTGGGACGCGGCCTGCCCGGGCGACGCAGCGTGAACATCACCGTTTCTCCTTTCGTGCCCAAGCCAGGAACCCCCTTCCAATGGGAGGCCCAGGACCGTCCCGAGGCGACCCGGGAGAAAATCGAGCGTATCCGTCGCCAGGTGCGCTCCAGGAACGTGCAGGTGAAGTACCACGAGCCGGAGTCCAGCGCCCTGGAGGGCGTCCTGGCCCGCGGAGACCGTCGCCTGGCCGCTGTAATCCTGGCCGCCTGGCGTAGCGGGGCGCAGTTCGACGGCTGGTGGGAGTATTTCAGCTGGAAACGCTGGCTGGCCGCGTTCGAGGCCTGCGGCCTCGACCCGGCCGAGTTCATGGCCTCCCGGGAGCCGGGTGCGCCGCTGCCCTGGGCTTTCGTGCGCCAGCCGGTGAGCGGAGAGTTCCTCGCCTCCCAGCGCGAGGCGGCTTTCCGGGCCGAGAACGTGACCGACTGCCGGGAGGGCCGCTGCCACCTGTGCGGGGCCGAGGAAGCCTCTCTCTGCCGTAGCCTGCGCAGTGTGGAGAAAGCCCCGGAGGACAGGGAGGGCAAGTCCGATGTCGCACCGCCGCGGATCAACCTCCTCACTCCCGAGACCGACCGCCGTCTCTGGCGGGTGCGCTACGCCAAGCTGGGCCGCCTGCGCTACACCGGCCACCTGGACATGGTGCGCAACATCGAGTTTCTGCTGCGGCGCTCCGGGACTTCGGTGCTCTACAGCGGCGGGTTCACACCGCGCATGCGGCTTTCTTTCTCGCCGCCGCTGCCGCTGGGCCTGGAGAGCCGGGCCGAGTATTTCGACCTGGAGACCCTGCCCCTGGCCGAAAGCGAGCTGCGGGCCGCCCTGGAGCGTGCCGCAGCGCCGCTGGGCGGGTTCGAGCTGCTGGAGCTGAAGGCCATGCCCGCCGGAGTGCTGCCGCCCCTGGCTCAGGACATTGTCGCCGCGCTCTGGAGCGCGCGCCTCGAAAGCGGAGAGGCACCCTCCGGGAGCGACGACTGGGAGGCGTTCATCGCGGCCCGGCGTCAGGCGCTCCTCGACGAGGGGGGGGTGCTGGAGTACACCGACCGCAAGGAAAAGGCGCACCGCCTGGACCTGCGCGCCGCGCTCGGGACAGTGAGCGTGGAGACTGAGGCCGGTGGTGGAGTGCGGCTTGATTTCCGCCTCGACCTGCAGGGCGAGGCTGCCTGCCGCGCGGACCGGTTCTTGCAGTATGTGCATGGATGCGGCCCCGAGACAGCGGCCGCCTGGTGCATCCGCAAGGAGACCGCTTTCTGCGCGGACCCACGCCGGAGCCAACCTCTGGATTTCTGA
- the rpmA gene encoding 50S ribosomal protein L27, which yields MAHKKGVGSSRNGRDSQSKRLGVKAYGGEKVSAGTIIIRQRGTRIHPGLNVGLGRDHTIFALVDGVVTFEHKTRDKKKVSVYPPAEN from the coding sequence ATGGCGCATAAAAAGGGCGTGGGGAGCTCCCGGAACGGGCGCGACAGCCAGAGCAAACGCCTGGGTGTGAAAGCTTACGGCGGCGAGAAAGTCAGCGCCGGCACGATCATCATCCGTCAGCGCGGCACCAGGATCCATCCAGGCCTGAACGTCGGCCTGGGGCGTGACCACACGATTTTCGCCTTGGTGGACGGTGTGGTGACATTCGAGCACAAGACCCGGGACAAGAAAAAGGTCTCGGTTTATCCGCCGGCCGAAAACTGA
- the folB gene encoding dihydroneopterin aldolase, with protein MDRLTLRGMQFYSHSGIHSFERDVGQLFEIDLDCWLDLTQASWSDRLADTVNYPLLFSMVKEIMEKSSFNLMERLAGEIARRTLEEFPVNRVTVRCRKPRVPVKGFIQCAEVELTRSSRPVEGATE; from the coding sequence ATGGACCGTCTGACCCTGCGCGGCATGCAGTTCTACTCCCATTCCGGCATCCACTCCTTCGAGCGGGATGTCGGCCAGTTGTTCGAGATCGACCTCGATTGCTGGCTCGACCTGACCCAGGCCTCCTGGTCCGACCGTCTGGCCGACACGGTCAACTACCCGCTGCTGTTCTCCATGGTGAAAGAAATAATGGAGAAAAGCAGTTTCAACCTGATGGAGCGTCTGGCCGGAGAGATCGCCCGCCGCACGCTGGAGGAGTTCCCGGTCAACCGGGTCACCGTGCGCTGCCGCAAGCCGCGCGTGCCGGTCAAGGGGTTCATCCAGTGCGCCGAGGTGGAGCTGACCCGCAGCTCGCGTCCGGTCGAGGGGGCCACGGAGTAG
- a CDS encoding tetratricopeptide repeat protein: protein MSDKARLLNVLTVILLPLLLYLPSLGNGYVGWDDGIILNDPSIRSLAPADLARLFLPRAGGTLTWQPMRSLAFALVYAADGLRPEGYLVLNMLLYSLTVFLFYLTVRHLCSLFPEQLEERRAGWVALSAAALFAVHPLHVEAVSWLQGGKFSLLAVFFLGALLSWLRFRANGKLSSLAAAFGLFVCALASQPLAVALPPLILAAEFMLPPPAETAPSASKRLLAAGAFFLPMLAVALQVLFLSTVTHASAAQTPLVARLVMLPSLWAAYLAKFFLPVNICCRYPLSVPLSPPWAGGGLGALAVAVFAWLVLRASGKASRLAGFGLLFAGLTLLPTSGLAPTSTLMADRYLFLPSLGLSLALGLAAMQVFAWVEGKGRGPALAAILSAGIVLLGLGAVSLRRQLDWRGPVSLWSRVLQVYPGHDLAASNLAEAYLKVGNLAAADSLYRRSLKINPANGDAWGNLGAVLRAEGDSAGALEALERAAVLRPDRGAVWVNLANSYAARGQDSLALDAFGRALELKDKWEWQARYNRAKLWLAQGRSGPALEEIESVARTWPGQINAAAWLDLGRTLDGLGRAGLAVELLELGQNESGFDSRCLQLLGNLQLVQGQTEKARASLERALRDDPQSWQSLVLLGSAWQRSGDFAQASSCFERALGAPGADSLRVLNYLALALAAGGQESQALDAWRRCLSADPSFIEGWVNLGLYLRERGHEQAARASLARALALCGDTPALADLRARLNGWLEQKTTTP, encoded by the coding sequence ATGAGCGATAAAGCCAGGCTCCTCAACGTATTGACCGTTATTCTGCTCCCGCTGCTGCTGTATCTGCCCTCCCTGGGCAACGGCTACGTGGGCTGGGACGACGGTATCATCCTGAACGACCCCTCCATCCGCTCTCTGGCGCCCGCCGACCTGGCCCGTCTTTTCCTGCCCCGCGCCGGGGGGACACTCACCTGGCAGCCGATGCGCAGCCTGGCTTTCGCCCTGGTCTATGCGGCGGACGGCCTGCGGCCGGAGGGCTACCTTGTTCTCAATATGCTGCTCTACAGCCTGACCGTTTTTCTGTTCTACCTGACCGTGCGACACCTGTGCTCCCTGTTCCCGGAACAACTGGAAGAGCGCCGGGCCGGGTGGGTGGCCCTGTCAGCCGCCGCTCTTTTCGCGGTCCACCCGCTGCACGTGGAGGCTGTCTCCTGGCTGCAGGGGGGCAAATTCAGCCTGCTGGCCGTGTTTTTCCTGGGGGCGCTGCTGAGCTGGCTGCGTTTCCGGGCCAATGGGAAACTGTCCAGCCTGGCCGCCGCTTTCGGCCTTTTTGTCTGCGCCCTGGCCAGCCAGCCCCTGGCCGTGGCGCTCCCGCCGCTGATTCTGGCCGCGGAGTTCATGTTGCCGCCTCCGGCGGAGACGGCGCCCTCGGCCAGCAAGCGTTTACTGGCTGCGGGAGCGTTTTTCCTGCCCATGCTGGCCGTGGCCCTGCAGGTGCTTTTCCTGTCCACGGTCACGCACGCCTCGGCCGCGCAGACCCCGCTCGTTGCACGCCTGGTCATGCTCCCGTCGCTCTGGGCCGCGTACCTGGCCAAATTTTTCCTGCCGGTGAATATCTGCTGCCGCTACCCGTTGAGCGTGCCGCTCTCGCCGCCCTGGGCGGGCGGCGGCCTGGGCGCGCTGGCTGTGGCGGTTTTCGCCTGGCTGGTCCTTCGCGCCTCCGGCAAGGCCAGCCGTCTGGCCGGGTTCGGCCTTCTGTTCGCCGGACTGACTCTTCTTCCCACCTCGGGCCTGGCGCCCACCAGCACCCTGATGGCCGACCGCTACCTGTTCCTGCCCTCGCTGGGGCTGAGCCTGGCGCTGGGCCTGGCCGCGATGCAGGTCTTCGCCTGGGTCGAGGGCAAGGGGAGAGGGCCGGCCCTGGCCGCGATCCTGTCCGCTGGGATTGTCCTTCTGGGCCTGGGCGCGGTCAGCCTGCGCCGTCAGCTCGACTGGCGCGGCCCGGTCAGCCTCTGGAGCCGGGTGCTGCAGGTCTATCCGGGCCACGACCTGGCGGCCAGTAACCTGGCCGAGGCCTACCTGAAAGTAGGCAACCTGGCGGCCGCGGACAGCCTCTACCGACGTAGCCTGAAAATCAATCCCGCCAACGGGGACGCCTGGGGCAACCTGGGGGCGGTGCTGCGCGCCGAGGGCGATTCGGCCGGGGCGCTGGAGGCGCTCGAACGGGCTGCAGTCCTGCGCCCGGACCGCGGGGCGGTCTGGGTCAACCTGGCCAACAGCTACGCCGCGCGGGGACAGGATTCCCTGGCCCTGGACGCTTTCGGGCGCGCCCTGGAGCTGAAAGACAAATGGGAGTGGCAGGCGCGCTACAACCGGGCCAAGCTTTGGCTGGCCCAGGGGCGCAGCGGGCCGGCCCTGGAGGAGATCGAAAGCGTGGCCCGCACCTGGCCCGGCCAGATCAACGCCGCGGCCTGGCTCGACCTGGGACGGACCCTGGATGGTCTGGGACGGGCCGGCCTGGCAGTGGAGCTGCTGGAGCTGGGGCAGAACGAGAGCGGCTTCGACAGCCGCTGCCTGCAGCTCCTGGGCAACCTTCAGCTCGTGCAGGGGCAGACCGAAAAGGCCCGCGCCAGCCTGGAGCGCGCCCTGCGTGATGATCCTCAGTCCTGGCAGAGCCTGGTTCTGCTCGGCTCGGCCTGGCAGCGGAGCGGTGATTTCGCGCAGGCGTCCTCTTGTTTCGAGCGGGCGCTCGGCGCCCCCGGGGCGGACAGCTTGCGCGTGCTGAATTACCTGGCCCTGGCCCTGGCCGCCGGAGGGCAGGAGAGCCAGGCCCTCGATGCCTGGCGCCGCTGCCTGAGCGCCGACCCCTCCTTCATCGAGGGCTGGGTCAACCTGGGCCTCTACCTGCGCGAGCGCGGCCACGAACAGGCCGCCCGTGCCAGCCTGGCCCGCGCCCTGGCCCTCTGCGGCGACACGCCCGCCCTGGCTGACCTGCGCGCCAGGCTGAACGGGTGGCTGGAGCAGAAAACAACCACACCCTGA
- the rplU gene encoding 50S ribosomal protein L21 yields the protein MYAIAKSGGKQFKIEQNSKVRVPTLKAAVGDTVRLDSILLLSHGDTVAVGAPFVEGAYAEAHVVRHGRAAKIRIIKYKRRKNYRRTIGHRQGYTELLIDAIMEQGAAAAVEEPKEAQSAEVETAEAGEAKPRRSRRKSAEASEGETPAPAE from the coding sequence ATGTACGCGATAGCCAAAAGTGGTGGCAAACAGTTTAAAATCGAGCAGAATTCGAAGGTCAGGGTGCCGACCCTGAAAGCCGCGGTCGGCGATACAGTGCGCCTGGACTCGATCCTGCTGCTCAGCCACGGCGACACTGTCGCCGTGGGCGCTCCGTTTGTCGAGGGCGCTTACGCCGAGGCGCATGTGGTGCGTCACGGCCGTGCGGCGAAAATCCGTATCATCAAGTACAAGCGCCGCAAGAATTACCGTCGCACCATCGGTCACCGTCAGGGTTACACCGAGCTGCTGATCGATGCAATCATGGAGCAGGGTGCTGCCGCCGCGGTCGAGGAGCCGAAGGAGGCCCAGTCGGCTGAGGTCGAAACGGCCGAAGCTGGCGAGGCCAAGCCCCGCCGCAGCCGTCGCAAGAGCGCCGAGGCGTCCGAGGGCGAAACCCCCGCTCCGGCCGAGTGA
- a CDS encoding Rne/Rng family ribonuclease, whose translation MGNQQGPKSIKRDIIISVGLKQTRAAILEDGRLAELLIDSDSDKRMVGDIYNAIVRKVLPGMQAAFVDIGLPKQAFLHVSDIGDDLFEYELDEDEPEEERGGRRRKKIQAIQDQLKEGQQILVQVTKEPIGTKGPRVTTEVSIPGRLLVYAPFESRLGISRKIDNQAERNRIKDLVRKIITKREGVIVRTAAEDTREEDFRNEYEQLKSLWRKVRRQASQSEAPALVYRETKLISGLLRDIFNERVDSLVIDDKEEFKQVKSYLKIIAPGLTDRIQLYTSAVPLFTHSNLDDEVRKIFNRRVWLKKGGYIVIEQTEALVSIDVNTGRYTGEKDQEETILRTNIEAAREIARQVRLRDLGGIIVCDFIDMESKTNRQAVLDELRRWLKYDRAKTKAFDVSQLGLIEMSRQRVRSSLYHSLSEPCPTCEGRGRIFTPEVIATEIERVVRKVSAEGGEKQLLVRIHPVVALHLMEKEQEVMHLLEQQTGIELKLRDDPMMQMDAISVYSLPSQKQINVN comes from the coding sequence ATGGGAAACCAGCAAGGACCCAAAAGCATCAAGCGTGACATCATTATTTCCGTGGGTCTGAAACAGACCCGCGCCGCTATCCTCGAGGACGGCCGTCTGGCCGAACTGCTGATCGACAGCGACAGCGACAAGCGCATGGTGGGCGACATCTACAACGCCATCGTGCGCAAGGTGCTGCCCGGCATGCAGGCCGCGTTCGTCGACATCGGCCTGCCCAAGCAGGCTTTCCTGCACGTCAGCGATATCGGCGATGACCTGTTCGAGTACGAGCTGGACGAGGACGAGCCGGAGGAGGAGCGCGGCGGACGCCGTCGCAAGAAAATCCAGGCCATCCAGGACCAGTTGAAAGAGGGTCAGCAGATCCTGGTCCAGGTGACCAAGGAGCCGATCGGCACCAAGGGCCCCCGGGTGACCACCGAGGTCTCGATCCCGGGACGGCTTCTGGTCTACGCGCCGTTCGAGAGCCGCCTGGGCATCTCGCGCAAGATCGACAACCAGGCCGAGCGCAATCGGATCAAGGACCTGGTGCGCAAGATCATCACCAAGCGCGAGGGCGTAATTGTGCGCACCGCGGCCGAGGACACGCGCGAGGAGGATTTCCGCAACGAGTACGAGCAGCTCAAGAGCCTCTGGCGCAAGGTGCGCCGTCAGGCCAGCCAGAGCGAGGCCCCGGCCCTGGTCTACCGCGAGACCAAGCTTATCAGCGGCCTGCTGCGCGACATTTTCAACGAGCGCGTGGACTCTCTGGTGATCGACGACAAGGAGGAGTTCAAGCAGGTCAAGAGCTACCTCAAGATCATCGCCCCGGGGCTCACCGACCGTATCCAGCTTTACACCAGCGCGGTGCCTCTCTTTACGCACTCGAACCTGGATGACGAGGTGCGGAAAATATTCAACCGGCGGGTCTGGCTGAAAAAGGGCGGCTACATCGTGATCGAGCAGACCGAGGCCCTGGTCTCAATCGATGTCAACACCGGGCGCTACACCGGGGAGAAGGACCAGGAGGAGACCATCCTGCGGACCAACATCGAGGCGGCCCGCGAGATCGCGCGCCAGGTGCGCCTGCGCGACCTGGGCGGGATCATTGTCTGCGACTTCATCGACATGGAGAGCAAGACCAACCGTCAGGCCGTACTGGATGAGCTGCGGCGCTGGCTGAAGTACGACCGGGCCAAGACCAAGGCTTTCGATGTCAGCCAGTTGGGCCTGATCGAGATGAGCCGTCAGCGGGTGCGCTCCAGCCTCTATCATAGCCTGAGCGAGCCCTGCCCGACCTGTGAGGGCCGCGGACGGATATTCACCCCGGAGGTGATCGCCACCGAGATCGAGCGCGTGGTGCGCAAGGTGAGCGCCGAGGGGGGCGAGAAACAGTTGCTGGTGCGGATTCACCCGGTGGTGGCCCTGCATCTGATGGAAAAGGAGCAGGAGGTGATGCACCTGCTGGAGCAGCAGACCGGCATAGAGCTCAAGCTGCGGGATGACCCGATGATGCAGATGGATGCCATCTCGGTTTACTCGCTGCCTTCTCAAAAACAGATCAATGTCAACTGA
- the folK gene encoding 2-amino-4-hydroxy-6-hydroxymethyldihydropteridine diphosphokinase, which translates to MSEECVFVSLGSNLGDSWGYIRRATALVAAMPGVRLTGRSPLRRTKPVGLTTQPDFVNRVLRLSCETGPERLLSGLLAVELRLGRQRRVRWGPRTIDLDILFYGDLVRSGETLTLPHPEVWNRPFFLELISTLDPQFLRRWPQYRPQAGQRQ; encoded by the coding sequence GTGTCCGAGGAGTGCGTGTTTGTCAGCCTGGGCTCGAACCTGGGTGACAGTTGGGGCTATATCCGCCGCGCCACGGCGCTGGTGGCGGCAATGCCCGGGGTGAGACTGACCGGCCGCTCGCCGCTTCGACGCACGAAGCCGGTGGGCCTGACCACCCAGCCCGATTTTGTCAACCGGGTGCTGCGGCTGAGCTGTGAGACCGGGCCGGAGCGGCTTTTGAGCGGCCTTCTGGCCGTGGAGTTGCGGCTCGGCCGGCAGCGGCGCGTGCGCTGGGGCCCGCGCACGATCGACCTGGACATTTTGTTCTACGGTGACCTGGTCCGGAGCGGGGAAACGTTGACCCTGCCGCACCCGGAGGTCTGGAACCGTCCGTTTTTCCTGGAGCTTATTTCCACACTCGACCCACAGTTCCTGCGCCGCTGGCCGCAATACAGGCCGCAGGCGGGACAGAGGCAGTGA
- the panC gene encoding pantoate--beta-alanine ligase → MITVDTKQKVRQAVAAARSRGLGVGLVPTMGYLHAGHLSLIRLSRELAGFTVVSLFVNPTQFGPGEDFERYPRDLERDTALAGSAGADLLFAPPVGEMYAPDASTYVNEESVSAGLCGASRPGHFRGVATVVAKLFGIVDPDVAVFGRKDLQQLTVLRRMARDLDMRVRIVGAPIVREADGLALSSRNVFLAPEERARAPHLQRGLAALAGRVRQARAGDDLEPLLAGARSGIEAATGGRIDYLTAVDSAMQKVSRAGDCRYIAAALFLGRTRLIDNVALRPDEETE, encoded by the coding sequence ATGATTACAGTCGACACCAAACAGAAGGTCCGTCAGGCTGTGGCCGCGGCCCGCAGCCGCGGGCTGGGCGTGGGCCTGGTCCCCACCATGGGCTACCTGCACGCGGGCCACCTGAGCCTCATTCGCCTGAGCCGTGAGCTGGCCGGGTTCACCGTGGTGAGCCTGTTTGTCAACCCGACCCAGTTCGGTCCGGGCGAGGATTTCGAGCGCTACCCGCGCGACCTGGAGCGCGACACCGCACTGGCAGGGAGCGCCGGGGCCGACCTGTTGTTCGCCCCGCCGGTGGGCGAGATGTACGCCCCGGACGCCTCGACCTATGTGAACGAGGAGTCGGTCAGCGCCGGGCTGTGCGGGGCCAGCCGACCGGGCCATTTCCGGGGCGTCGCTACAGTAGTCGCCAAGCTTTTCGGTATCGTGGACCCGGACGTGGCCGTGTTCGGCCGCAAGGACTTGCAGCAGCTCACCGTGCTGCGCCGCATGGCGCGCGACCTGGACATGCGGGTGAGGATCGTGGGAGCGCCCATAGTGCGGGAGGCGGACGGGCTGGCGCTCAGCTCGCGCAATGTCTTCCTGGCCCCTGAGGAGCGCGCCCGTGCGCCGCACCTCCAGCGCGGCCTGGCCGCCCTGGCCGGGCGGGTCCGTCAGGCCAGGGCCGGCGACGACCTGGAGCCCCTGCTGGCCGGGGCCCGCAGCGGGATCGAGGCCGCCACCGGCGGGCGGATCGACTACCTGACCGCCGTGGACAGCGCGATGCAGAAAGTGAGCCGGGCCGGCGACTGCCGCTACATCGCCGCGGCCCTGTTCCTCGGGCGCACCCGCCTGATCGACAATGTCGCCTTGCGGCCGGATGAGGAAACAGAATGA